Proteins from a single region of Pyrus communis chromosome 6, drPyrComm1.1, whole genome shotgun sequence:
- the LOC137737791 gene encoding syntaxin-61-like — translation MMVASSFDLWKKDVFFPAAEEVQESADIMESTYRVWVRQRSERLAPKHLDELCRELQTALGTAKWQLEEFEKAVRLSYGQRGDDHTAARHGQFITAIENQISQVETALRESFSVEGKQPLRWVQLDEEEHDDFAAFLSGTSQSMQTAKNECLELGPCRSSSGESDIRRKEMNLKSSAACNGDISDEIKGVKDVITLSKDPNFVMESKGKEIAGMRDDIFYDTEKTTNTRKACSSPNYGELRIVIADEVEQRRNLIPGYEDTPKEKRSKLVFWRQKCGQLHLGTGAVNLFNQMFGRVGASQKQLQSPRKQWQTPLRLNNRCSVQATLGLMLTVFLLVPFVFYSS, via the exons ATGATGGTCGCAAGCAGTTTTGATCTTTGGAAAAAGGACGTCTTCTTTCCTGCAGCTGAGGAGGTCCAAGAATCAGCTGACAT AATGGAATCTACGTACAGGGTATGGGTTCGACAGAGGAGTGAAAGGCTAGCACCAAAACATTTGGATGAACTCTGTAGGGAGCTGCAAACTGCTTTAGGTACTGCCAAATGGCAG TTGGAAGAGTTTGAGAAGGCTGTCAGATTGAGCTATGGACAACGTGGTGATGATCATACAGCAGCTAGACATGGACAATTTATTACTgctattgaaaaccaaatttccCAAGTTGAAACAGCACTAAGGGAATCGTTTAGTGTGGAAGGAAAGCAACCCCTTCGATGGGTACAGCTGGATGAAGAAGAACATGATGATTTTGCTGCATTTCTCTCTGGGACATCCCAAAGTATGCAAACTGCCAAAAATGAATGTCTAGAACTAGGACCTTGTAGGAGCAGCTCTGGGGAAAGTGACATTAGAAGAAAAGAGATGAACCTTAAATCTAGTGCTGCATGCAATGGAGACATCTCTGATGAAATAAAGGGTGTTAAAGATGTTATTACTCTTTCCAAGGATCCAAATTTCGTCATGGAAtcgaaaggaaaagaaattgcAGGAATGAGGGATGATATATTTTATGATACAGAAAAAACAACTAATACAAGGAAGGCATGCAGCTCACCAAATTACGGTGAGCTGAGGATTGTAATAGCGGATGAAGTTGAACAGAGAAGAAATCTAATTCCAGGATATGAGGACACACCCAAAGAAAAACGATCCAAACTTGTCTTCTGGAGGCAAAAGTGTGGGCAATTGCATCTGGGAACTGGAGCAGTTAATTTGTTCAACCAG ATGTTTGGTCGGGTTGGTGCATCTCAGAAGCAATTGCAAAGTCCACGGAAGCAATGGCAGACACCACTGCGCTTGAACAATCGTTGTTCAGTTCAAGCTACCCTTGGTTTGATGCTCACTGTTTTTTTGCTTG TACCGTTTGTATTTTATTCAAGTTAA